The following are encoded in a window of Sporocytophaga myxococcoides DSM 11118 genomic DNA:
- a CDS encoding SprB repeat-containing protein: MGTFIKNIRIWIVFLFTLISIKSYSQCESVVITKQNIDCFGSKTGSITVSGAPGYPGYIYTLLGGPLPLPITASSTSNQYTFSNLAAGTTYFVVIQFILPELNEDGDTTITCAYPSIKITAPTNIVMTGTLIPPKCKGTNDGGVNLNVTGGTPPYSYLWSDGSTNQNLTGVSAGNYSVTITDSKNCKKTASYSVTEPSNFALTGTPISPSCNGGNDGAVNISLSGATPPYTFLWSNGSTSQNLSGVPSGSYSVQITDANGCTQTSSFSITDPSLINVTGSVINTDCNATNNGAVNISVSGGTAPYTFLWSNGATTQNISGVPANTYSVTVTDAKGCSKNSSFTISQPNNAVITPSVTNVKCNGGNDG; this comes from the coding sequence ATGGGAACATTTATTAAAAATATCAGGATCTGGATAGTTTTTTTATTCACTTTAATAAGTATTAAATCTTATTCTCAATGTGAATCGGTGGTCATTACCAAACAGAATATAGACTGTTTTGGTTCAAAAACTGGATCTATAACTGTATCAGGTGCCCCTGGCTATCCTGGTTATATATACACATTATTAGGAGGACCGTTACCACTTCCTATTACAGCATCTTCAACATCTAACCAATATACATTTTCTAACCTCGCAGCAGGAACAACATATTTTGTAGTTATTCAATTTATACTACCTGAGCTTAATGAAGATGGCGATACGACAATAACCTGTGCATATCCCAGCATTAAAATAACAGCTCCTACAAACATTGTAATGACAGGGACATTAATCCCTCCTAAATGCAAAGGTACTAATGATGGTGGAGTTAATTTAAATGTGACCGGAGGCACTCCTCCATATTCCTATTTATGGAGTGATGGATCCACTAATCAAAATCTTACAGGGGTCTCGGCAGGTAATTATTCAGTCACAATTACAGACAGTAAAAATTGTAAAAAAACAGCTTCATACTCGGTAACTGAACCGAGTAATTTTGCATTAACGGGTACACCAATTTCGCCTTCCTGTAATGGAGGAAATGACGGAGCTGTTAACATTTCATTATCAGGTGCTACACCGCCATATACATTCCTTTGGTCTAACGGTTCAACTTCACAAAATTTATCTGGAGTACCATCAGGAAGCTATTCAGTTCAAATAACAGATGCAAATGGCTGTACACAAACTTCATCATTCTCAATTACAGATCCATCATTAATCAATGTTACCGGATCAGTAATTAATACAGATTGTAATGCAACTAATAATGGAGCTGTAAATATTTCTGTGTCTGGTGGCACGGCGCCTTATACTTTTCTTTGGTCTAATGGGGCTACTACTCAAAATATTTCAGGAGTTCCTGCAAATACTTATTCTGTTACTGTGACAGACGCTAAAGGATGCTCAAAGAATAGTTCCTTTACAATTAGTCAACCAAATAATGCTGTAATCACTCCTTCTGTAACAAATGTTAAATGTAATGGTGGTAATGACGG
- a CDS encoding SprB repeat-containing protein yields the protein MIFTLTSAFACLNKASAQVVSKDQSDLSVSVKTKDASAKDASDGYIQLSITGGVPPYDVSIFRDPLIQEFKENIYNLELKDLRPGSFLFVIKDSTENITQQSVRISYNK from the coding sequence ATGATTTTTACACTAACTAGTGCATTTGCCTGCCTCAATAAGGCTTCTGCTCAGGTAGTTTCTAAAGACCAATCGGATTTGTCCGTTTCTGTAAAAACAAAAGATGCGTCTGCTAAAGATGCTAGTGATGGTTATATACAACTAAGCATTACGGGTGGTGTACCTCCCTATGATGTTAGCATTTTTAGAGATCCACTTATTCAAGAATTCAAAGAGAATATTTATAATCTAGAATTAAAAGATTTACGTCCTGGTTCTTTCTTATTTGTAATAAAGGATAGTACTGAAAATATCACTCAGCAATCAGTTAGAATTTCGTACAATAAATGA
- a CDS encoding bifunctional aconitate hydratase 2/2-methylisocitrate dehydratase — protein sequence MNTYKDYIKEIEERKGQGLHPKPIDGAELLSEIIAQIKDSGNVYREDSLKFFIYNVLPGTTSAAGVKAKFLKEIILGKSLVKEITPAFAFELLSHMKGGPSIEVLLDLALGNDDSIAKEAANVLKTQVFLYEADTDRLKESFKSGNKIAKDIIESYAKAEFFTKLPEVPEEIKVVTFIAGEGDISTDLLSPGNQAHSRSDRELHGKCMISPQAQEEIKALQAKHPDKSVMLIAEKGTMGVGSSRMSGVNNVALWTGKQASPYVPFVNIAPIVGGTNGISPIFLTTVDVTGGIGIDLKNWVKKLDANGKPVLNENGEPVLEQAYSVATGTVLTINTKKKKLYNGDKELIDISKAFTPQKMEFIKAGGSYAIVFGKKIQTFAAKILGVSIPPVFAPSKEVSNEGQGLTAVEKIFNRNAVGTTPGKVLHAGSDVRVTVNIVGSQDTTGLMTAQELESMAATVISPIVDGAYQSGCHTASVWDKKAQANIPKLMKFMNEFGLITARDPKGVYHSMTDVIHKVLNDITVDEWAIIIGGDSHTRMSKGVAFGADSGTVALALATGEASMPIPESVKVTFKGNMKGYMDFRDVVHATQAQMLQKFAGENVFQGRVIEVHIGTLTADQAFTFTDWTAEMKAKASICISEDATLIESLEIAKSRIQIMIDKGMDNKNQVLQGLIDKANKRIAEIKSGEKPALTPDANAKYYAEVVVDLDLISEPMIADPDVNNADVSKRYTHDTIRPLSFYGGDKKVDLGFIGSCMVHKGDMKILAQMLKNLEALKGKVEFQAPLVVAPPTYNIVDELKAEGDWEVLQKYSGFEFDDNAPKSAARTKYENMLYLERPGCNLCMGNQEKAEKGDTVMATSTRLFQGRVVEDADGKKGESLLSSTPVVVLSTVLGRTPTIDEYKAAVQGINLTKFAPSNKQLVN from the coding sequence ATGAACACTTATAAGGATTACATCAAGGAGATCGAAGAAAGAAAAGGTCAGGGACTTCATCCGAAGCCGATTGATGGTGCTGAATTACTTAGCGAAATCATTGCACAAATTAAAGATTCAGGTAACGTATATCGGGAAGATTCTCTTAAATTCTTTATTTACAATGTTTTACCTGGTACTACAAGTGCTGCTGGTGTGAAAGCTAAGTTTTTAAAGGAAATTATTCTTGGTAAATCCTTAGTAAAAGAGATCACACCTGCTTTTGCCTTTGAGCTATTATCCCACATGAAAGGTGGACCTTCAATTGAGGTTCTGCTTGATCTGGCCTTGGGTAATGATGACTCAATTGCGAAAGAAGCTGCAAACGTTCTAAAGACACAGGTTTTTCTATACGAGGCTGATACAGACCGTCTAAAGGAATCATTCAAAAGCGGTAACAAAATAGCTAAAGATATTATTGAAAGTTACGCAAAGGCTGAATTTTTCACTAAACTACCAGAAGTACCAGAAGAAATTAAAGTAGTTACTTTTATTGCTGGTGAAGGTGATATTTCGACTGACTTACTTTCTCCGGGCAATCAGGCTCACTCACGTTCAGACCGTGAACTTCACGGCAAATGTATGATTTCTCCTCAGGCACAAGAGGAAATCAAGGCATTGCAAGCAAAACACCCAGACAAAAGTGTGATGTTAATTGCTGAGAAGGGCACCATGGGAGTGGGTTCATCAAGAATGTCAGGTGTAAACAACGTGGCTCTTTGGACTGGTAAACAAGCAAGCCCATACGTTCCATTTGTTAATATTGCTCCGATCGTTGGAGGTACAAATGGTATTTCTCCTATTTTCCTCACAACTGTTGACGTTACTGGTGGTATTGGAATTGACCTAAAAAACTGGGTGAAAAAGCTGGATGCAAATGGTAAGCCTGTTCTCAATGAAAATGGTGAGCCGGTTCTCGAGCAAGCATACTCTGTAGCTACTGGTACTGTTCTTACGATCAATACGAAAAAGAAGAAACTTTATAATGGCGACAAAGAGCTGATTGACATTTCTAAGGCATTCACTCCTCAGAAAATGGAATTTATAAAGGCAGGAGGGTCATACGCAATTGTATTCGGTAAAAAGATCCAGACATTCGCCGCAAAGATACTAGGTGTCTCTATTCCTCCTGTATTTGCTCCATCAAAAGAGGTTTCTAATGAAGGACAAGGTCTTACTGCAGTAGAGAAAATATTCAATAGAAATGCTGTTGGTACGACTCCTGGGAAAGTATTGCATGCTGGTTCAGACGTTCGTGTAACAGTTAACATCGTAGGATCTCAAGACACGACTGGTCTTATGACTGCTCAGGAATTGGAATCTATGGCTGCTACAGTAATTTCTCCAATCGTTGATGGTGCATACCAATCAGGCTGTCATACGGCTTCAGTTTGGGATAAAAAAGCTCAGGCAAACATTCCAAAACTAATGAAGTTTATGAACGAATTCGGTCTAATCACTGCCCGTGATCCGAAAGGCGTTTATCATTCAATGACTGATGTAATTCACAAGGTTCTTAACGATATTACAGTGGATGAGTGGGCTATCATCATCGGTGGTGACTCGCATACAAGAATGTCTAAAGGTGTTGCTTTCGGTGCTGACTCAGGCACTGTTGCTCTTGCATTAGCTACAGGTGAAGCTTCAATGCCAATTCCTGAATCAGTGAAGGTAACATTCAAAGGAAACATGAAGGGGTATATGGATTTTCGTGATGTAGTTCATGCTACACAAGCCCAGATGCTTCAGAAGTTTGCCGGAGAAAACGTATTCCAAGGCAGAGTTATTGAAGTTCATATTGGAACTCTTACCGCTGACCAGGCATTTACATTTACAGACTGGACTGCAGAGATGAAAGCAAAAGCTTCTATCTGTATTTCTGAGGATGCTACATTAATTGAATCACTGGAGATCGCTAAGAGCAGAATCCAAATCATGATCGACAAGGGCATGGATAACAAGAACCAAGTTCTTCAGGGGTTGATTGATAAAGCTAATAAGAGAATCGCTGAGATTAAATCAGGTGAGAAACCAGCATTAACTCCGGATGCAAATGCTAAGTATTATGCTGAAGTTGTTGTTGATCTTGATCTGATCTCAGAGCCAATGATCGCTGACCCTGATGTTAATAACGCAGATGTTTCTAAACGTTATACTCACGATACAATCAGACCTCTATCATTCTATGGAGGAGATAAAAAAGTAGATCTTGGATTTATAGGTTCCTGCATGGTTCACAAAGGCGATATGAAAATTCTTGCCCAAATGCTAAAGAACTTAGAAGCACTAAAAGGTAAAGTTGAGTTTCAGGCACCCCTTGTTGTTGCTCCTCCTACTTATAACATTGTAGATGAATTGAAGGCTGAAGGTGATTGGGAAGTATTGCAGAAATACTCCGGTTTTGAATTTGATGATAATGCTCCTAAATCTGCTGCACGTACAAAATACGAGAATATGTTGTATCTAGAGCGTCCGGGATGTAACCTATGTATGGGTAACCAGGAAAAAGCAGAAAAAGGAGATACTGTAATGGCAACTTCTACTCGTCTTTTCCAAGGAAGGGTGGTTGAAGATGCTGATGGCAAGAAAGGTGAATCCTTGCTTTCGTCTACGCCTGTTGTAGTGCTTTCTACAGTTCTTGGTAGAACTCCTACAATTGATGAATATAAAGCCGCAGTGCAAGGAATCAATCTGACTAAATTTGCACCATCTAATAAGCAGTTAGTAAACTAG